From the Saccharomycodes ludwigii strain NBRC 1722 chromosome I, whole genome shotgun sequence genome, one window contains:
- a CDS encoding Zn(II)2Cys6 transcription factor domain-containing protein (similar to Saccharomyces cerevisiae YPL248C | GAL4 | GALactose metabolism): MSQLSKATDISINSSESATTATSSEKKAENFVASGITATSNGKQENKEIVRNENGKETLENNGDHEKEQEHNTDTVAAAVDIALEGNNEREEEGVVAPEIVATSERSNAEQQEHEETLGSQEQEGIHSKEQQRQEQEQQEKLKEEETGEEEEEEEEEEEEEGEEGENTTAFLNENQVDENGLSIISCANCRLRKVKCTREVPKCFVCLSRNLPCFYPKTKRTKSTVKKPRVSIVGKKDPIPIAPASASSSNLLAAALNKQRGRRHRSSHSNGSGSGSSSSSKKRGLAFIALDAPKRLRIKSGVIEQLEKLPFTILDPNKTSGLVSEGDKNISEDVELPKSFYDSPVYKKLILSAEASSLINVALKGIQRQCILSSQFKKFVHFDHVKQIISQQTAGASPLFLTYALHFFNQIKSKSIFNVVAAASTENNAAILAAADDDSFERELEAELFKLKSFVPDVKNKVIGLLLMVEYYYSKLSLDKCWKLLNEAIITSAQLPENFVNSHGYSELWRLLGFYDAIISSVLSKPSLISEFPTEVDITGSWFGDVSYLLRDTAYLELNKKFGDLESIVAVDSKFDLAVDTFTKESNTPSEILHDIYIKLFIWSFRIQILFPMHFANSYQQIQLQSCVQNFLIDFRELLNLLTDVKSTSKKIFFNGVAPLLQIHLYQALCIIGIYLSYRFVSEPEKTFAQIIESKNDVKNTINIIVEIDEFYKREQLLFPWFIDDALKFNLNTFRDISVEGERDSNKENRDNTTSTTKDIDASNNVSEVNSMNTAAEGATDISTKDALAEEKSAAAEEANIDTELYIDQEHIFNSLKNVLNNNVTTVDGPAEKIGLVNASLSDEKFREWVIYTTIQHPLFFLERQNLPF; this comes from the coding sequence ATGAGTCAATTATCAAAAGCTACTGACATCAGCATTAACTCTAGTGAGAGTGCTACTACTGCCACATCctctgaaaaaaaagcggAGAATTTCGTCGCTTCCGGTATTACTGCGACCAGCAATGGgaaacaagaaaataaagaaatagtTAGGAACGAAAACGGAAAGGAAACACTGGAAAATAATGGGGATCACgaaaaagaacaagaacaTAACACTGATActgttgctgctgctgttgaTATTGCTTTAGAGGGAAATAATGAAAGGGAAGAAGAAGGTGTAGTGGCCCCTGAAATTGTTGCTACTAGCGAAAGGAGCAATGCAGAACAACAAGAACACGAAGAAACGCTAGGCTCCCAAGAACAAGAAGGTATACATTCTAAAGAACAACAGAGACAAGAGCAAGAACAACAAGAGAAGTtaaaggaagaagaaacaggagaagaagaggaggaggaggaagaagaagaagaagaagaaggggAAGAAGGAGAAAACACCACCGCTTTTCTCAATGAAAACCAAGTTGATGAAAATGGATTATCAATTATATCCTGTGCCAATTGTCGTTTAAGAAAAGTTAAATGTACTAGGGAAGTTCCTAAatgttttgtttgtttaagTAGGAATTTACCTTGTTTCTACCCAAAGACTAAAAGAACGAAAAGTACAGTTAAAAAGCCACGTGTTTCTATTGTTGGTAAGAAAGATCCGATTCCAATTGCTCCAGCATCtgcttcttcttcaaaTTTGTTAGCTGCTGCcttaaataaacaaagagGTAGAAGACATCGTTCTTCTCACTCTAATGGGTCTGGATCTGGATCTAGCTCCTCTTCAAAGAAAAGAGGCTTGGCATTTATTGCTTTGGATGCTCCTAAAAGGCTTCGTATTAAAAGTGGAGTTATTGaacaattggaaaaattacCATTTACAATTTTGGATCCAAATAAAACTAGCGGTCTTGTATCAGAAggagataaaaatatttctgaAGATGTAGAATTACCAAAATCTTTTTATGATTCTCCTGTCTATAAAAAACTGATTTTGAGTGCTGAAGCATCAAGCCTAATTAATGTTGCTTTAAAAGGTATCCAAAGACAATGCATCTTAAGTTctcaatttaaaaagtttgttCACTTTGACCATgttaaacaaattatatCTCAACAAACTGCCGGCGCTTCgccattatttttaacatatGCTTTGCACTTTTTCAATCAAATCAAGTCtaaatcaatttttaatgttgTTGCTGCCGCTAGCACAGAAAACAATGCCGCCATTCTTGCTGCTGCGGATGATGACTCTTTTGAAAGAGAATTGGAAGCTGAACTATTTAAATTGAAGTCATTTGTTCCGgatgttaaaaataaagtcaTCGGTTTATTGTTAATGGTcgaatattattactcCAAGTTGTCCCTAGATAAGTGTTGGAAGTTACTAAACGAAGCCATCATTACTTCTGCTCAATTACCAGAAAATTTTGTCAATTCTCATGGCTACAGCGAATTATGGAGATTGTTGGGGTTCTATGATGCTATTATTTCGTCTGTTTTATCTAAACCATCGTTAATTTCTGAATTTCCAACTGAAGTCGATATCACAGGATCTTGGTTCGGCGATGTTTCTTACCTATTAAGAGATACTGCATATTTAGAGCTAAACAAGAAATTTGGTGACTTGGAAAgtattgttgctgttgatTCTAAATTTGATTTAGCTGTTGACACCTTTACTAAAGAAAGCAATACTCCTAGTGAGATTTTACatgatatttatattaagTTATTTATCTGGAGTTTTAGGATCCAAATACTATTTCCAATGCATTTTGCCAACTCTTATCAACAAATTCAGTTACAAAGTTGTGTTCAAAATTTCTTGATTGATTTCAGAGAACTACTAAATCTTTTAACTGATGTAAAGTCCACTTccaaaaagatttttttcaatggtGTTGCTCCTTTGTTACAAATTCATCTATACCAAGCTTTGTGTATTATAGGTATCTATCTATCGTATCGTTTTGTTTCTGAACCGGAAAAGACTTTTGCTCAAATTATCGAGTCAAAAAATGACGTAAAGAAcaccattaatattattgttgagATCGATGAATTTTATAAACGCGAACAGTTATTGTTTCCTTGGTTTATTGACGATGCCTTAAAATTCAACTTGAACACATTTAGAGATATTTCTGTTGAGGGGGAAAGAGACTctaataaagaaaacagGGACAATACTACCTCTACTACAAAAGATATCGATGCTAGTAATAATGTTAGTGAAGTCAATTCTATGAATACTGCTGCCGAAGGTGCTACCGATATTTCTACAAAAGATGCTTTGGCTGAGGAAAAATCTGCAGCAGCAGAGGAAGCCAACATTGACACAGAATTGTATATTGACCAGGAACATATATTCAACAGTTTGAAGAACGTCTTGAACAATAATGTAACCACTGTTGATGGGCCTGCCGAAAAAATAGGTTTGGTGAATGCTAGTTTGAGTGATGAGAAATTTAGAGAATGGGTTATCTATACCACCATTCAACatcctttatttttcttggaGAGACAAAATCTACCATTTTAA
- the TDA4 gene encoding Tda4p (similar to Saccharomyces cerevisiae YJR116W | TDA4 | Topoisomerase I Damage Affected), producing MNNITTSAVYQTPLSDPFLKFSPFKNLTDSLYLIHLHEIVGSFIFYQFILYQWLAPNFNKFFFRKAYTKIEDKKLKVNFDIHVVSMVQCLISIYLVLPPAITQPFGLNINSYTDSYNSMVSSVSVGYFLWDLCVCVQHFNLFGLQFLCHCLASLFVFFSTLRPFCQSWVCKFLIFEASTPFVNINWFISVLVKQNGNIKIPTWFNVLNGISLILVFFLVRIVWGFTAISVLAYQAYKIWDEVPHGLMSIILMINFLLDFLNIFWLSKMLKIAKKMLGGNETTARKGKKN from the coding sequence ATGAACAACATTACAACGTCAGCAGTATACCAAACACCACTATCGGACCCCTTTTTAAAGTTCTCTCCATTTAAAAATCTCACAGattcattatatttaatcCATTTACATGAAATTGTGGGctcatttatattttaccaGTTTATCTTATACCAATGGTTAGCTCCTAATTTcaataagttttttttccgtAAAGCTTACACCAAAATCGAAgacaaaaaattgaaagttAACTTTGATATACATGTAGTTTCCATGGTTCAATGTTTAATCTCAATTTATTTGGTTTTACCACCGGCAATTACTCAGCCTTTTGgcttaaatattaattccTACACTGATTCTTACAACAGCATGGTATCCTCTGTATCTGTTGGTTATTTTCTGTGGGATCTTTGCGTTTGTGTACAACATTTTAACTTATTTGgtttacaatttttatgCCATTGTTTAGCTTCATTATTCGTTTTTTTCAGCACTCTAAGACCATTTTGTCAAAGTTGGGTTTGTAAGTTTTTGATATTTGAAGCTAGCACCCCATTTGTAAACATCAATTGGTTTATTTCAGTGTTAGTTAAACAAAAtggtaatattaaaataccTACTTGGtttaatgttttaaatGGCATTTCGTTGATTCTAGTATTTTTCCTAGTCAGAATAGTCTGGGGGTTTACTGCTATTTCTGTACTGGCTTACCAGGCTTACAAAATATGGGATGAAGTTCCTCATGGATTAATGTCAATAATTTTGATGATAAATTTCCTGCtagattttttgaatatctTCTGGTTAAGTAAGATGTTAAAAATAGccaaaaaaatgttagGTGGAAATGAAACTACCGCTCGCAAAGGtaagaagaattaa
- the ADO1 gene encoding adenosine kinase (similar to Saccharomyces cerevisiae YJR105W | ADO1 | ADenOsine kinase): MSFHFYKRLALKQSPRISNTFKNNITIVIPKNLKSHASLCTKSANFFKPLLLLLLPLERSQPVSSTRFFFQLNNISSFTLQQRSSYSTTNNKNNSDKLYKSVKEKLNYIMSAASPKLICLGNPLLDIQATVTEEYLNKYSLKANDAILIEDVTKDPRVKIFDELLGFPDVSFIAGGAAQNTARGAAYVLGPKKVGYFGCVGKDKFSEKLLDANEQSGVVSLYQVNETVGTGKCASLITGHNRSLVTDLGAANHFTPEHLTKHWDIVENAELFYIGGFHLTVSPEAIVKLGEHAKEHGKPFVLNLSAPFIPQFFKSALTKVLPYATILIANETEAASYAESYGLTCEKTDLVAIAKEIIGVDPKKTVIFTHGLEPTVVVTSTTSSTVPVHPLDPSKIADTNGAGDAFAGGFMAGLAEGKPLKTCIDLGQWLAKLSIQEVGASYPKEKFTYSA, from the coding sequence ATGAGCTTCCACTTTTATAAACGATTAGCTTTAAAACAGTCACCACGAATTTctaatacttttaaaaataatatcactattgttattcccaagaatttaaaatcaCATGCATCGTTGTGTACGAAAAgtgcaaatttttttaaaccattattattattattattacctcTAGAAAGATCACAACCAGTTTCTTCaacaagatttttttttcaactcaACAATATATCTTCTTTTACACTACAACAACGTTCATCTTATTCTAcaaccaataataaaaataatagtgatAAACTATACAAATCAgtcaaagaaaaacttaACTACATAATGTCTGCTGCCTCTCCAAAATTAATCTGTCTAGGTAACCCATTACTAGACATCCAAGCCACTGTTACAGAAGAATAcctaaataaatattctttAAAGGCTAACGATGCTATTTTAATTGAAGATGTTACAAAAGACCCAAGAGTGAAGATCTTTGATGAACTTTTGGGTTTCCCAGATGTTAGTTTTATTGCTGGTGGTGCTGCTCAAAACACAGCTAGAGGTGCCGCCTATGTCTTAGGACCTAAGAAAGTTGGTTATTTTGGTTGTGTTGGTAAAGACAAATTTAGTGAAAAGTTACTAGACGCCAATGAACAGAGCGGTGTTGTTTCTTTATATCAAGTCAACGAAACCGTTGGTACAGGCAAATGTGCCTCTTTGATCACTGGTCACAATAGGTCTTTAGTCACTGATTTGGGTGCTGCAAACCATTTTACCCCTGAACATTTGACTAAGCATTGGGATATCGTTGAAAATGCcgaattattttatattggTGGTTTCCATTTAACCGTTAGTCCAGAAGCTATTGTTAAATTGGGTGAACATGCTAAAGAACATGGGAAACCAtttgttttgaatttaaGTGCCCCATTTATCCcacaatttttcaaatctgCCTTGACTAAAGTTTTACCATATGCAACTATTTTAATTGCCAATGAGACTGAGGCTGCTTCCTACGCTGAATCTTATGGTTTGACCTGTGAAAAAACTGATTTGGTTGCTATCGCTAAAGAAATTATTGGTGTGGATCCAAAGAAAactgttatttttactcATGGCTTAGAACCAACTGTAGTTGTTACCTCTACCACTTCCTCTACTGTTCCAGTTCATCCATTAGACCCAAGTAAGATTGCTGATACTAATGGTGCCGGTGATGCCTTTGCAGGTGGTTTCATGGCTGGTTTGGCTGAAGGCAAGCCTTTGAAAACCTGTATTGATCTAGGTCAATGGTTGGCTAAATTATCTATTCAAGAAGTTGGCGCCTCTTATCCAAAGGAAAAGTTTACTTATTCTGCTTAA